From a single Diachasmimorpha longicaudata isolate KC_UGA_2023 chromosome 13, iyDiaLong2, whole genome shotgun sequence genomic region:
- the LOC135168518 gene encoding uncharacterized protein LOC135168518: protein MRLAFVTLLGLCLIAVCRSAEEDYEYEDEPAPVPVTPAPSKPAGRLGGLLSPRARAPVGRKATPASTTPKPVEQPVEEEFDEGEEVVDENQEPEETPTTTTETSKKLRAGGVRPFRSNEDLLAALKRRRAEVGTHKKEHPTTQASSDSSPPKSKASGRKTNESTTRAPARGRFGGSTRGKNTEEVQETQHEEIQVKPKPYRRG, encoded by the exons ATGAGGCTCGCGTTCGTCAC ACTGCTGGGGCTGTGCTTAATAGCTGTTTGCAGGTCAGCCGAGGAGGATTACGAGTACGAGGATGAGCCAGCTCCTGTCCCAGTCACCCCAGCCCCTTCCAAACCCGCTGGCAGACTCGGCGGACTATTATCCCCACGTGCCAGAGCACCTGTTGGCAGAAAAGCCACT CCGGCATCGACAACACCAAAGCCAGTTGAGCAACCGGTTGAAGAGGAGTTCGACGAGGGTGAAGAGGTGGTGGACGAGAATCAAGAGCCCGAGGAAACTCCGACCACCACCACTGAGACATCTAAAAAACTCCGGGCCGGAGGTGTTAGGCCGTTCAG atCGAACGAGGATCTTCTAGCTGCTCTCAAACGACGAAGGGCTGAGGTGGGAACGCATAAGAAGGAACACCCGACCACGCAGGCGTCTTCAGATTCTTCACCCCCAAAATCAAA agCCTCAGGTCGTAAAACAAACGAATCAACGACGAGAGCCCCAGCCAGAGGCAGATTTGGTGGCAGCACAAGAGGAAAAAATACTGAAGAAGTTCAAGAGACCCAGCATGAAGAGATCCAAGTCAAGCCCAAGCCCTACCGCCGAGGTTGA